The Candidatus Zixiibacteriota bacterium genome includes a window with the following:
- a CDS encoding prolipoprotein diacylglyceryl transferase family protein: MYPILFQFGPVTIYSFGAMMAVAALAAAWVVHKELRERGYNPELASTMVFAAAIGGLAGARILFILEDLPSFLRSPGQFIFTGAGFTWYGGLIGGALAVTWVVKKNGIPWLVGADIAAPALAIGYGIGRIGCHVAGDGDWGTVTDVPWGVAYTHAIIGWVNPLTGVPYPPGTRVHPTPIYEFLESLIIFGILWGLRKKNPAPGVIAWIYLALAGLARFAVEFWRVNPPVAFGLTEAQLFSVVLMLVGAAMLARRSMMTAVT; the protein is encoded by the coding sequence ATGTATCCCATTCTTTTTCAGTTCGGTCCCGTTACGATTTACAGCTTCGGCGCCATGATGGCGGTGGCGGCCCTGGCCGCCGCCTGGGTCGTCCACAAGGAGCTCAGGGAGCGCGGCTACAACCCCGAGCTGGCGTCGACCATGGTCTTCGCCGCGGCTATCGGCGGTCTCGCCGGTGCGAGGATCCTTTTCATCCTCGAAGACCTCCCGAGCTTTCTCCGCTCGCCCGGTCAGTTCATTTTTACCGGCGCCGGCTTCACGTGGTACGGCGGCCTCATCGGAGGCGCGCTGGCGGTGACCTGGGTCGTCAAGAAGAACGGGATTCCCTGGCTGGTCGGCGCGGACATCGCGGCGCCCGCGCTCGCGATCGGCTACGGCATCGGACGGATCGGCTGCCACGTCGCGGGCGACGGGGATTGGGGCACGGTCACCGACGTCCCCTGGGGCGTTGCTTACACCCACGCCATCATCGGTTGGGTGAACCCTTTGACGGGCGTCCCTTATCCTCCGGGGACGCGAGTTCACCCCACGCCGATCTACGAGTTTCTCGAGTCGCTGATCATTTTCGGGATCCTGTGGGGGCTGCGCAAAAAAAATCCGGCTCCCGGCGTGATCGCCTGGATCTATCTGGCTCTGGCCGGATTGGCGCGTTTCGCGGTCGAGTTCTGGCGCGTCAATCCTCCGGTCGCCTTCGGGCTGACCGAGGCGCAGTTGTTCAGCGTCGTCCTGATGCTGGTCGGCGCGGCCATGCTGGCCAGGCGCTCCATGATGACGGCAGTGACATGA
- a CDS encoding cupredoxin domain-containing protein, whose amino-acid sequence MNGSKPAAAFIGPALLGSVVLAAAPGGVVVPISPDNVQRLEITVDSYSFTPGRLVVKQNIPVELIFKNKSWMVPHNFVLKSPEAGLMIEAEIGSGETTVVRFTPTRIGEFKFSCTKKLLFFPSHEDQGMVGTLAVAP is encoded by the coding sequence ATGAACGGCAGCAAACCGGCGGCGGCTTTCATCGGGCCGGCGCTGCTGGGATCCGTGGTTCTTGCCGCCGCGCCCGGAGGCGTGGTCGTTCCGATCTCGCCGGACAACGTGCAGCGGCTCGAGATCACGGTCGACAGTTACTCGTTCACGCCGGGCCGTCTCGTGGTCAAGCAGAATATTCCGGTGGAGTTGATCTTCAAGAACAAGAGTTGGATGGTTCCCCACAATTTCGTGCTCAAGTCGCCCGAGGCCGGACTGATGATCGAGGCGGAAATAGGGAGCGGCGAGACGACGGTCGTTCGCTTCACTCCCACGCGTATCGGCGAGTTCAAGTTTAGCTGTACCAAAAAGCTCCTTTTCTTTCCGAGTCACGAGGATCAAGGAATGGTCGGCACTCTGGCGGTCGCGCCGTAG
- a CDS encoding copper-binding protein: MRSTRNTLLGFAAMVFSGCAPYELPPPALDHPANPQAMTAPLPQPSRTLAYTPRDIPSPQPASAAREAGEVVHPAAQGEPKTVVGEGKVIATVPNASQIVVEHGEIKGFMEAMTMGYRVDPPSLLEGLKFGDRVRFTIDVPKKAIIKIEKMN; encoded by the coding sequence ATGCGATCCACGCGTAACACTCTGCTCGGCTTTGCCGCGATGGTATTTTCGGGATGCGCGCCCTATGAGCTGCCGCCACCGGCCCTCGACCACCCGGCCAATCCCCAGGCGATGACCGCGCCGCTGCCGCAACCGTCGAGGACGCTCGCGTACACGCCGCGGGACATACCGTCCCCGCAGCCGGCCTCTGCGGCGAGGGAGGCGGGGGAAGTAGTCCACCCGGCGGCGCAGGGTGAACCGAAGACAGTGGTCGGCGAGGGGAAAGTCATTGCGACGGTTCCCAACGCGAGTCAGATCGTGGTCGAACACGGCGAGATCAAAGGCTTCATGGAGGCGATGACCATGGGCTATCGGGTGGACCCGCCTTCCCTTCTCGAAGGACTGAAATTCGGCGACAGGGTGCGGTTCACGATCGATGTTCCGAAGAAGGCGATCATCAAAATCGAAAAAATGAATTGA
- a CDS encoding copper oxidase, translated as MAGKKISRREILGLGAVAAVGGALWHERADGKTHGGRAGQYQPAAARQKTAAAGRVYWEKSYSGGPVDVKPLPPGLPEKHYKPVVVPNGAALPFKVVDGVKVFHLIAEEVDWAFDAGLRAKCWGYNGRVNSTAIEAVEGERIRIYVTNRLPVPTSVHWHGFYLPNGMDGVGGLTQPYIRPGETVKYEWTLRQHGTFMFHSHHDEMTQMGMGLIGMFVVHPRKPAPEYHVDRDFSLMISEWAIKAGTARPNTLVMNDFNVLTINGKAFPSTAPLVCKTGDKVRIRLGNLGATDHHPMHIHGYHFRVTATDGEDIPLSAQWPETTVLVAVGQTRTIEFIADAPGDWAFHCHMTHHVMNQMGHDFPNMVGIKTGGLDEQLRPLLPAYMTMGHTGMDMGRMAEVMPYPKNTISMKGAAGPFGDYISMGGLFTVVKVRDQLKSYDEDPGWYKHPPGTVALKASDAELRRDGIDVNERTAAASGAERGHR; from the coding sequence ATGGCGGGAAAGAAAATCTCGAGAAGAGAAATCCTGGGTCTCGGAGCGGTGGCGGCGGTGGGCGGAGCTCTCTGGCACGAGCGGGCCGACGGGAAAACCCATGGCGGCCGCGCGGGCCAGTATCAGCCTGCAGCCGCGCGGCAGAAAACGGCAGCAGCGGGCCGCGTGTATTGGGAAAAGAGCTACAGCGGAGGGCCGGTCGATGTGAAACCTCTGCCGCCCGGGCTGCCTGAAAAGCATTACAAACCGGTCGTAGTTCCCAACGGGGCGGCTCTCCCTTTCAAGGTGGTCGACGGGGTCAAGGTCTTTCATCTGATCGCCGAAGAGGTCGACTGGGCATTCGACGCTGGCCTGAGAGCCAAGTGCTGGGGATACAACGGCCGGGTCAACAGCACGGCGATCGAGGCCGTCGAGGGTGAAAGGATACGGATCTATGTGACCAACCGCCTCCCGGTGCCGACGTCGGTTCATTGGCACGGCTTCTATCTCCCCAACGGGATGGACGGCGTTGGCGGACTCACGCAGCCTTACATCAGGCCGGGAGAGACCGTCAAATACGAGTGGACGCTGCGCCAGCACGGAACTTTCATGTTCCACTCCCACCACGACGAGATGACGCAAATGGGAATGGGTTTGATCGGCATGTTCGTCGTGCATCCCAGGAAACCGGCGCCGGAGTATCACGTCGATCGGGATTTCTCGTTGATGATCAGCGAATGGGCGATCAAGGCCGGGACCGCGCGCCCGAACACGCTGGTGATGAACGATTTCAACGTTCTGACCATCAACGGCAAAGCGTTCCCCTCCACTGCTCCGCTCGTTTGCAAGACCGGCGACAAGGTTCGCATTCGCCTGGGGAACCTCGGCGCGACCGACCACCACCCGATGCACATCCACGGGTATCACTTCCGCGTGACCGCGACCGACGGCGAGGATATCCCGCTTTCCGCCCAGTGGCCGGAAACCACGGTTCTGGTCGCTGTCGGTCAGACCCGGACGATCGAATTCATCGCCGACGCTCCCGGAGACTGGGCCTTTCACTGCCACATGACGCACCACGTGATGAACCAGATGGGCCATGATTTTCCGAACATGGTCGGCATAAAAACAGGCGGCCTCGACGAGCAACTGCGGCCGCTTCTGCCGGCTTACATGACGATGGGCCATACCGGGATGGACATGGGGCGGATGGCCGAGGTCATGCCGTATCCCAAGAATACGATTTCGATGAAAGGAGCCGCAGGACCATTCGGCGACTACATCTCCATGGGCGGCCTGTTCACGGTTGTCAAGGTTCGCGATCAGTTGAAGAGCTATGATGAAGACCCGGGGTGGTACAAGCACCCCCCTGGAACCGTGGCGCTGAAAGCGAGCGACGCCGAGCTTCGCCGCGACGGGATCGACGTCAACGAGAGGACGGCCGCCGCGTCAGGCGCTGAACGGGGACATCGCTAG
- a CDS encoding c-type cytochrome has protein sequence MCYPSFIILFAILFLQRAAEGAFPSGDPARGAVAFRQCDACHSLEPGVHLTGPSLAQVLGRKAGTAEGFRRYSDALKRSGIVWNERALHEFLKDPQSSIPGNLMPFPGIRDDRQRADLVAYLKAADTGSESERAPRGGGMAGPPTDLKKLGKKQQVRSIRYCGDTYHVTTASGETLPFWEFNLRFKTDSSRNGPPKGTPALIRAGMMGDRAFIVFSSAEEMVALIESRC, from the coding sequence ATGTGTTACCCATCGTTCATCATCTTGTTCGCGATCTTGTTTCTTCAACGGGCGGCCGAAGGTGCTTTTCCTTCCGGTGATCCCGCGCGTGGCGCAGTTGCTTTCAGGCAATGCGACGCTTGCCACTCGCTGGAACCCGGCGTGCATCTCACAGGGCCGAGCCTTGCGCAGGTCCTGGGGCGAAAGGCGGGGACGGCCGAGGGCTTTCGAAGGTATTCGGATGCCTTGAAGAGATCCGGAATTGTGTGGAACGAGAGGGCCCTTCACGAATTCCTCAAGGATCCCCAGAGCTCGATTCCGGGAAATCTGATGCCGTTTCCGGGCATCCGGGACGACAGACAGCGCGCAGACCTGGTGGCTTATCTGAAAGCGGCGGACACCGGGAGCGAATCCGAGAGGGCGCCACGCGGCGGAGGTATGGCAGGGCCTCCGACGGATCTGAAAAAATTGGGCAAGAAGCAACAGGTGCGCTCGATCCGGTACTGTGGCGACACCTATCACGTCACGACCGCAAGCGGTGAGACGCTCCCGTTCTGGGAATTCAACCTGCGGTTCAAGACCGATTCAAGCAGGAACGGACCACCGAAGGGAACCCCTGCACTGATCCGGGCGGGAATGATGGGAGATCGTGCCTTCATCGTTTTTTCTTCGGCCGAAGAAATGGTCGCTCTGATCGAATCGAGGTGCTGA
- a CDS encoding DsbA family protein produces the protein MRRKQDNPRNGGRREKTARAAILAAWLLLVPPASVRAQGIEQTLAALGKQPALGPARAAVSIVEFSDFQCSFCKKFWSNTLPQLKTSYIKEGRARFVYRHFAVLGQFSEQAALAAECAGEQGRFWQYHDRLFANQGALAFTRSKLEGYAREIGLKPASFSQCLASGRHRKKIERETETAVRLGARGTPTFFVNSRLLVGAQPFEVFREVIEDELKRRPRSKQSSGM, from the coding sequence ATGCGCCGAAAGCAGGATAATCCTCGCAACGGTGGACGGCGGGAGAAAACGGCCAGGGCGGCAATCCTGGCCGCCTGGCTCCTTCTGGTGCCGCCCGCGTCGGTGCGTGCCCAGGGCATCGAGCAGACGCTCGCCGCTCTCGGGAAACAACCTGCGTTGGGACCGGCGAGGGCGGCCGTCAGCATTGTCGAGTTTTCCGATTTCCAGTGCAGCTTCTGCAAGAAGTTCTGGTCCAACACCCTGCCGCAGCTCAAGACCTCCTACATCAAGGAGGGCCGCGCGCGGTTCGTCTACAGGCACTTCGCCGTGCTGGGCCAGTTCTCGGAGCAGGCCGCGCTTGCGGCGGAGTGCGCGGGCGAGCAGGGCAGGTTCTGGCAATATCACGACCGTCTTTTCGCCAACCAGGGGGCGCTCGCCTTCACCCGGTCGAAGCTCGAGGGTTACGCGCGGGAAATCGGGCTGAAGCCCGCGAGCTTCAGCCAGTGTCTGGCAAGCGGGAGGCATCGCAAGAAGATCGAGCGCGAGACCGAAACCGCGGTGCGGCTGGGAGCGCGGGGGACGCCGACTTTTTTCGTGAACAGCCGCCTGCTCGTCGGAGCGCAGCCGTTCGAGGTCTTCCGGGAGGTGATCGAGGACGAGCTGAAGCGACGGCCGCGGAGCAAACAATCGAGTGGAATGTAA
- a CDS encoding NEW3 domain-containing protein, whose product MRSVRSWVLLLLAVLIFFPARSDAAQSSQETTPAPEPKESFNLILPYKDLTVGQGQEITMDAEVVNRRRFPVEVSLALDGVPKGWEVNFNSRYPSYPIRSVMVAGSDPNTTKSTTIEFKAKIPDNTKPGNYQIKVTAKDLAGPTQYVETLNFRVTSKKIETGGLKLTSQYPVLSTASGQTLKFTVDLKNETNKPLTTSLSAQAPAGWNVRFKPQFGDTQISSIQLKENATETLSVEIDTPARAEAGEHPVTIRARAGAFETTANLKVNLKGTQDLKMGSATGTLNTTVTAGKRTPVDFLVGNAGTAPIRNLSFITKKPNDKWTVEFKPDKIDTLNPGEVREIKMEILAPDRTIAGDYLLTLTANTPEINKSVEFRVTVSTPTIWGWIGFGIVGLVVIGLGVVFFRLGRR is encoded by the coding sequence ATGAGGAGCGTGCGCTCGTGGGTATTGCTTTTGCTTGCCGTTCTAATCTTCTTCCCGGCGCGTAGCGACGCCGCCCAGTCATCCCAAGAGACAACACCCGCCCCCGAACCGAAAGAGTCCTTCAACCTGATCCTTCCCTACAAAGACCTCACCGTGGGCCAGGGCCAGGAAATCACGATGGACGCCGAAGTGGTGAACCGGCGGCGGTTCCCGGTGGAGGTAAGCCTGGCGCTGGACGGCGTTCCCAAGGGGTGGGAGGTCAACTTCAACTCGCGTTACCCGAGCTATCCGATCCGGTCCGTCATGGTCGCGGGAAGCGACCCCAATACCACGAAATCGACCACGATCGAGTTCAAAGCCAAGATTCCGGACAACACGAAGCCGGGCAACTATCAGATCAAGGTCACCGCCAAGGATCTCGCCGGTCCGACGCAGTACGTCGAGACCTTGAATTTTCGCGTCACCTCGAAGAAGATCGAAACCGGCGGGTTGAAGCTCACGAGCCAGTATCCGGTGCTCAGCACCGCCTCCGGCCAGACCCTCAAGTTCACCGTCGATCTCAAGAACGAGACCAACAAGCCGCTCACGACCTCCTTGTCCGCACAGGCGCCGGCCGGCTGGAACGTGCGTTTCAAGCCGCAGTTCGGAGACACCCAGATCTCGTCCATCCAGCTCAAGGAGAACGCGACGGAAACGCTCAGCGTGGAGATCGACACGCCGGCGCGCGCCGAGGCGGGCGAGCATCCGGTGACCATTCGAGCCCGCGCCGGGGCCTTCGAAACCACTGCCAACCTGAAGGTCAATCTCAAGGGAACTCAGGACCTCAAGATGGGGTCTGCCACCGGTACTCTCAACACCACCGTAACCGCGGGCAAGAGAACTCCGGTCGATTTTCTCGTGGGCAATGCCGGGACCGCTCCGATCCGCAACCTGTCGTTCATAACGAAGAAACCGAACGACAAGTGGACCGTCGAGTTCAAGCCCGACAAGATCGACACCCTCAACCCCGGCGAGGTCCGTGAAATCAAAATGGAAATCCTCGCGCCGGATCGTACTATCGCCGGCGACTACCTGTTGACGCTCACGGCGAACACGCCCGAGATCAACAAATCCGTCGAGTTTCGGGTCACGGTTTCCACGCCGACCATTTGGGGCTGGATCGGCTTCGGCATCGTCGGCCTCGTTGTCATCGGGCTCGGCGTCGTGTTTTTCCGGCTGGGGCGCAGATGA
- a CDS encoding carboxypeptidase regulatory-like domain-containing protein, protein MLDESLLVETSGGVRNAVITLRRRGLQPPLRPRRIVLDNRDCAFRPHVQAVSLGSEVLLKNSDPILHTVHARLGDQTLFNVGLPKWREVRKVLDRAGAIRIDCGVLHTWMSAVIVVSTSPYLAVTDQDGRFSVGPLPAGDYRLEVWHERLGTRGATVVVGEGTDTFLEVAYALP, encoded by the coding sequence GTGCTCGATGAAAGCCTGCTGGTCGAAACGAGCGGCGGCGTTCGCAATGCGGTGATCACGCTCCGGCGGCGCGGCTTACAGCCGCCCCTCCGGCCACGTCGCATCGTCCTGGACAACCGCGATTGCGCGTTTCGTCCCCATGTTCAGGCTGTTTCCCTGGGGAGCGAGGTGCTGCTGAAGAACAGCGATCCGATCCTGCATACCGTGCATGCCCGGCTGGGCGATCAGACCCTGTTCAACGTCGGGTTGCCCAAATGGCGCGAGGTGCGAAAAGTGCTGGATCGCGCGGGAGCGATCCGGATCGATTGCGGTGTGCTCCACACATGGATGAGCGCGGTCATCGTCGTGAGCACGAGCCCCTATTTGGCCGTGACCGACCAGGACGGCAGGTTTTCCGTGGGCCCGCTTCCGGCTGGCGACTACCGGCTCGAGGTGTGGCACGAGCGTCTCGGAACGAGAGGCGCCACGGTGGTCGTGGGCGAAGGCACTGACACCTTCCTCGAAGTGGCCTATGCTCTGCCGTGA
- a CDS encoding copper-binding protein, translating to MMRRTSRGFTFAWLVVLATFCTGGAAEKTRPGELDMHHPKGWTFTMPKGDPVKGRSVFEKFSCYSCHEVRGENFPPLDRTQAVGPELSQMGPLHPLEYFTESIVNPDAVGAKKYRGPDGKSKMPTFNADMTVQELIDLSAYLAALRPKGVAKSVKGVGKIVAVVPQTQEVVVDHEEIEGFMDAMVMGYKVSPGSLLKSVKPGDKVRFTIDTDKRAITKFEKVGK from the coding sequence ATGATGCGCAGGACTTCGAGAGGTTTCACCTTCGCCTGGCTGGTCGTTCTTGCAACGTTTTGCACGGGCGGCGCCGCAGAAAAAACGAGACCGGGAGAACTCGATATGCATCATCCCAAGGGCTGGACCTTCACCATGCCCAAGGGCGATCCGGTCAAGGGTCGGTCGGTGTTTGAAAAATTCAGCTGCTATTCGTGCCACGAAGTGCGCGGCGAAAATTTTCCTCCTCTCGACAGAACCCAGGCGGTTGGCCCGGAACTGAGCCAAATGGGGCCGCTGCACCCGCTGGAGTACTTCACCGAGTCGATCGTCAATCCCGACGCCGTCGGCGCAAAGAAATATCGCGGTCCAGACGGGAAGTCGAAAATGCCGACTTTCAACGCCGACATGACGGTTCAGGAACTGATCGATCTGTCGGCGTATCTGGCTGCGCTGCGGCCCAAAGGCGTCGCGAAATCGGTCAAGGGAGTCGGGAAAATCGTCGCTGTGGTACCGCAGACGCAAGAGGTCGTGGTGGACCACGAAGAGATCGAGGGGTTCATGGACGCGATGGTAATGGGTTACAAGGTCAGTCCGGGTTCCCTGCTCAAGAGCGTCAAGCCCGGCGACAAAGTTCGTTTCACGATTGATACAGACAAACGAGCGATCACGAAGTTCGAGAAGGTCGGGAAGTAA
- the dtd gene encoding D-aminoacyl-tRNA deacylase gives MRIVAQRVHEASVTVEQSRSAAIGTGLCIFLGVGRADNESDACRLADKVKNLRVFEDAEGKMNLSVADVGGAVLVISQFTLYGDCRKGNRPSFTEAAPPQVARPLYEAFVRRLRESGIEVATGEFGARMRVRLTNDGPVTLLLES, from the coding sequence ATGCGCATCGTCGCGCAAAGGGTCCATGAAGCCAGCGTAACCGTCGAGCAGTCCCGGTCCGCCGCGATCGGCACGGGTCTGTGCATCTTTCTGGGTGTCGGCCGCGCCGATAACGAGTCCGATGCGTGCCGCCTCGCCGACAAGGTCAAGAACCTGCGGGTCTTCGAAGACGCCGAAGGAAAAATGAATCTCTCCGTTGCCGATGTCGGCGGCGCCGTTCTGGTTATTTCCCAGTTTACACTGTACGGCGACTGCAGAAAAGGCAATCGCCCGTCGTTCACGGAAGCCGCGCCGCCGCAGGTCGCCCGACCGCTCTATGAGGCCTTCGTACGCCGCCTGAGGGAATCGGGGATCGAGGTGGCTACCGGGGAATTCGGCGCACGTATGCGCGTCCGGTTGACGAACGACGGGCCCGTGACCCTGCTCCTGGAGAGCTGA
- a CDS encoding TolC family protein, giving the protein MSWKRNAGWLSVLLIFLSGCATVALNAGFDEVSVAVAERGAGKIVWNSGTDLDKEAAEKVSSLLKGGLTADEAVQIALLNNRDLQAIYSDLGIAQADLVQAGLFQNPVFDAAVLFPVSGGRPDLDLSVVMNFLDVFYVPLRKRVATARFEETKLKVAGAVLDFARQVRTAFYLHQANEQMLELRRTVVQTLTASLELARRLHEAGNITDLDFARERALTEAARLELRTAEMAERQSREQLNALMGVWGKNTEWRTGGRLPDIPAQTTAGDDLERLALSRSLDLSIARQRIIAAGEQLGFNRATALIPEPTLGPLGEREEGWEAGPTVELSIPLFDRGQARIARALTELRRARQEYYGLAVRIRSVARAVQDRMSGSRDRALYYRDILVPLRERIVNEAQLQYNAMQLSPFELLRAKEQQIETAAAYIEALRDYWLARTDFAHILNGRLPGLDGGGARSEEGRMKMNGREAH; this is encoded by the coding sequence ATGTCATGGAAGCGAAACGCCGGGTGGCTGTCGGTCTTGCTGATTTTCCTGAGCGGCTGCGCGACGGTAGCGCTCAACGCGGGTTTCGATGAGGTGAGCGTCGCCGTTGCCGAGCGCGGGGCCGGCAAAATTGTCTGGAACAGCGGGACCGATCTCGATAAAGAAGCGGCCGAAAAAGTCTCGTCTTTGCTCAAGGGCGGACTGACAGCCGACGAGGCAGTCCAGATTGCCCTGCTGAACAACCGGGATCTTCAGGCGATTTATTCCGACCTGGGAATCGCCCAGGCCGATTTGGTCCAGGCCGGGCTCTTCCAGAATCCTGTTTTTGACGCCGCGGTCCTGTTTCCCGTTTCCGGTGGCAGGCCGGATCTGGACCTCAGCGTGGTCATGAATTTCCTCGACGTGTTCTACGTGCCGCTTCGCAAGCGAGTGGCGACGGCCCGTTTCGAAGAAACCAAGCTAAAGGTCGCCGGCGCCGTACTGGACTTCGCGCGACAGGTTCGCACCGCTTTTTATCTGCACCAGGCGAACGAGCAAATGCTGGAGCTTCGTCGAACCGTCGTGCAGACGCTTACGGCATCGCTGGAACTGGCCCGTAGACTTCACGAGGCGGGAAACATCACCGATCTCGATTTCGCAAGGGAACGGGCGCTCACGGAAGCCGCCAGGCTGGAACTCCGGACGGCCGAAATGGCGGAGCGCCAGAGCCGGGAGCAGCTCAACGCGCTGATGGGAGTGTGGGGGAAGAACACGGAATGGCGGACCGGCGGCCGTTTACCGGATATACCCGCGCAAACGACGGCAGGGGATGACCTTGAACGGCTCGCGCTCAGTCGAAGCCTCGACCTCTCGATCGCCCGCCAGCGCATCATCGCAGCCGGCGAGCAGCTCGGTTTCAACAGAGCGACGGCCTTGATTCCGGAACCGACCCTGGGCCCGCTCGGTGAAAGGGAAGAAGGATGGGAAGCCGGTCCTACGGTTGAATTATCCATTCCGTTGTTCGACCGCGGTCAGGCTCGAATCGCCCGCGCTCTCACCGAGCTGCGGCGCGCCCGGCAGGAATATTACGGTCTGGCGGTGCGAATCCGTTCCGTGGCGCGGGCGGTTCAGGATCGAATGTCCGGAAGCCGTGATCGCGCCTTGTACTACCGGGATATCCTGGTTCCGCTGCGAGAGCGGATCGTGAACGAAGCGCAGCTTCAGTACAACGCGATGCAGCTCAGCCCTTTTGAATTGCTGCGTGCCAAAGAGCAGCAGATCGAGACAGCGGCCGCCTACATCGAGGCGCTGCGTGATTATTGGCTGGCCCGCACCGATTTCGCACATATCCTGAACGGCCGGCTCCCGGGTCTCGACGGAGGTGGAGCCCGGTCGGAAGAAGGCCGGATGAAAATGAACGGACGTGAAGCGCACTGA
- a CDS encoding cation transporter — MDDCCEAKAQELTVVRGRHRNVLVIVLVINTVLFVVEAVAGLLANSTALLADSLDMLGDALVYGFSLYVLGRSAAWKAKAALLKGAIMAAFGAGVLVELVSKILWGVIPSAGTMGIVGALVLLGNGACFLLLLRYRSDDLNMRSTWLCSRNDIVANLSVLLAAWGVKFFHSSWPDIVVGGAIASLFLKSAFAVLGESIAALHGPGSEAGR; from the coding sequence ATGGACGATTGTTGCGAGGCGAAAGCGCAAGAACTGACGGTCGTACGAGGCAGGCACAGAAACGTCCTCGTCATCGTGCTCGTCATCAACACCGTTCTTTTCGTTGTTGAAGCGGTTGCCGGATTGCTGGCGAATTCGACGGCCCTGCTGGCCGATTCCCTGGACATGCTGGGGGACGCGCTGGTTTACGGATTCAGCCTTTATGTGCTGGGGCGCAGCGCGGCATGGAAGGCAAAAGCTGCGCTTTTAAAGGGCGCGATCATGGCCGCCTTCGGCGCGGGCGTTCTCGTGGAGCTGGTGTCCAAGATCTTGTGGGGCGTCATTCCCAGCGCCGGAACCATGGGTATCGTCGGGGCCCTGGTCCTTCTGGGCAATGGCGCTTGCTTCCTGCTGCTTTTGAGGTACCGATCGGATGACCTCAACATGCGCTCGACCTGGCTGTGCTCGCGGAACGACATTGTAGCCAACCTGTCGGTGTTGCTGGCGGCGTGGGGCGTCAAGTTCTTCCATTCGAGCTGGCCCGACATCGTGGTGGGCGGCGCCATCGCCAGCTTGTTTTTAAAAAGCGCGTTCGCGGTGCTAGGTGAATCTATCGCGGCGCTTCACGGACCCGGATCGGAAGCTGGCCGTTGA
- the trmL gene encoding tRNA (uridine(34)/cytosine(34)/5-carboxymethylaminomethyluridine(34)-2'-O)-methyltransferase TrmL: MRVVLFEPEIPPNTGSVARLCAATLTPLHLIEPLGFKIDDKHLKRAGLDYWEFVDLHVHASWIQFSRERDDGRLLFFSKRARKSYTAARYEETDYLVFGPETRGLPQELLDAHPDHCYRIPMMGTGVRSLNLSNAVSIVLYEALRQLGKT; this comes from the coding sequence GTGCGCGTGGTCCTGTTCGAGCCCGAGATCCCCCCGAACACCGGAAGCGTCGCCCGGCTTTGCGCCGCGACGCTGACGCCGCTTCACCTGATCGAGCCGCTGGGCTTCAAGATCGACGACAAGCACCTTAAGCGCGCCGGCCTCGATTACTGGGAGTTCGTCGACCTCCACGTTCACGCTTCCTGGATTCAGTTTTCTCGGGAACGGGACGACGGCAGGCTCCTTTTCTTTTCGAAGCGGGCCCGGAAATCCTATACCGCCGCACGGTACGAAGAGACCGACTACCTCGTTTTCGGACCCGAGACGCGAGGGCTCCCGCAGGAGCTGCTGGACGCTCACCCCGATCACTGCTACCGCATCCCCATGATGGGAACGGGAGTCCGGAGTCTCAATCTGTCCAACGCGGTTTCCATCGTCCTGTACGAAGCCCTGCGCCAGCTAGGCAAAACATAA